GAGTTACGTGGTGGTGGAGGTGTCGGACACGGGACGCGGCATCCCGCGCGCCACGCTGGAGCGGATCCTGCGCGGCGACGCCGCGAGCACCAGGCATGGGGGCACCGGCCTGGGAACGCGGATCGTCTACAACGCCGCCCTGGCCCATCGCGGTCTGTTCGAGGGCGAGAGCGAGGAGGGCGTCGGCACTACATTTCGCGTGCGGCTGCCGCTCGTTACCGAGTGAGCGCCTCGCAGGGAGACGCGAGATCAGCGCTGTCGCACGATCTCCCGCAGCTTGGCGGGGTCGGTGAGCGTGATCCGGTAGGTGCCGTCCACGCTGAGCAGCTTGCGGTTGCGCAGGTTAACGAACACCTGATTCACACGCTCGCGCGACGCGCCCACGAGACACGCGATGTCGCTCTGCGTCAGCCGCAGCGGAATCAGAACGCCGTCATCGACCGGTTGGCCGTAGCGGTCGGCGAAGACGACGAGTTGTCGCGCCACCTTGCCGAGCACGTCGAGCGTGCAGAGGGCCTGAATCTGCTCCGTGGAAAGCCGCACGCGCCGCGAGAGAAGCCGCAGGAGGTTGTGCGTGAGCGGCGGCAGGGTCGCGATCAGCCGGTCGAAGCTGACGCGATCGATCCAGAGCAGAGCCGACTCCTCGAGGGTCAGCACGTCGGCGGAGCGTCCCGCGCTGTCAAGCACGCTCAGCTCACCCACGATCTCGCCTTCACCCAGGATGGCGATGATCACCTCGCCACCATCCGCCTGGTCGACCTTGATCTTAACCGTGCCAGATTGCACGATGTAGACGACCTCGCCCGGCGTGTCCGCCGTGATGACGCCGGTCCCAGCCGGGAACACGCGACGGTGGATGCAACCGGCTACCGTCCTGAGCTGCTCCTCGTTCAGGCCCTCGAACAGGCTGATGGACGCCAGAGCGGCCGGCTCGAGCGCGGTGGCCATGCGTGTCTCCGTCCTCGGACGCCGGCGCTGGCGGCGACGACCGTCGCCGCGCCGGGGTCTCTGGTCATTATAGGGAGCGCGCTCATGGGCTGTCAAGCGCGCCGCGGGCGGGCGGCCCGCCGAGCCGTTCGGGCGTGATCCCGGGCTCGCCGGTTACGCCTCTGCCGCTCGCCCCGCGCGCTGCGGGGTGGCTTGCTGCGCTCTGTTGCGCCTGCATGTTCCTGTACGCCGTCTACCTTGGCGCGGTGGGCGTCCTGCTCATCCCGATCGCCGCGTCGTTCCACCTCACGAGCGCCCAGGTGGGCGGGCTGTTCCCGGCCAACTTCGGCGGCTTCGTGGCCGGGGTCCTTGTATGCGGATACCTGTCGGACAGGCTGGGCCGGCGCCGCGTGCTGCTGGCGGGCCTGATCGGCTACGCCGCCGGCCTGATGCTGTTCGCCGTGGCGCCAGCGTTCTCGACCGCCCTCGCCGCTTCGGCCCTCATCGGCGCCGGGACGGGGGCGCTCGAGACCGTCGCGAGCGCGCTCGCCTCGGACCTCTTCCCGCGGCGCAGGGCGGTCATCCTCAGCGCCATCCAGGTGGCCTTCGGAGCCGGCGCGGCCATCAGCGCGCCCCTTGCTGCCGGGCTCCTCGCGCGCGGCACGCCCTGGCCCTTCATCTACCTGGGACTGGCCGCGCTGAACGTTGCGGCGGCGGCCGCCCTGCTTCCCGCGCGCCTTCCCGCGCCCGGCATCGGGTCGGAGCGCCCGCGCCTGGGCGACGCCGTACGCTTGCTGCACCGGGGCGACCTCGTGCTGCTGGCCGTCGCACAGGCGAGCTACGTCGGCGCGGAGGTCTCCTACTTCACGTGGATGCCCACGTTCCTCGAGGGCGACGTGCGCGGCGGCGGCCCCTGGGCCGGATGGGCAGTCTCCGTTTTCTGGATCGCCATGACCGCCGGCCGGGTCCTGACGAGCGGCCTGGCCGGGCGCTGGGCGCCGATGCACCTCGCCGCGTGGATGGGCGCCGGCGGCGCCGTGGCGGCGGCGTGTTCGCTGCCCTGGGCGTCGCCCGGACCCATAGTGGCCGGCGTTGCCGTGACCGGGCTCTTCTTCGCCGGCCTGTTCGGGCTGGTGGTGGCGGAGGCGGGCAACCGCTACCCGGCGGTCGCGGGCACCGTGTTCGGGTTGGTGATCGCCGCGGGGGGCGTCGGCGGGGCGGTGCTGCCCTGGTTCGTAGGGATCCTGGCCGACGCGGGGCTCGGGTGGCGCGGGGCGTTGCTCGCGGCGCCCGCGGCGGTCGCCCTGACGGCGGCCATCTCGGCACGCCTCGCGCGGCGGAGGTAGCCGGAGCGCGGCACTACGTCCAGCCGCAAGCGAAGCCCGTCTCGTACATCGCGACGACGTTCTCAGGTGGGCTAACGGCCTGGATGTTGTGACAGGGCGCCAGAATGTAGCCGCCGCCCGCCCCCAGGATCCGCAGGTTCTCCTCCACCTCCCGCCGAACCTCGTCGACCGTGCCCATCGCCAGCGTGTACTGGTTGTCGACGCCTCCATGGAGGATCAGCCGGTCGCCGAACTCCGCCTTGAGGCCCTCACGGTCCATGCCCCGGCACCTCCACTGCACGGGATTGAGCACGTCGATCCCCGCCTCCAGCATCCGCGGGATGATCGGGCGGATGGCCCCGTCGTTGTGGTGAAACACGTACGCGCCGGCCTCGTGGGCGAGCGCGATCATGCGCCTCATTCCCGGCAGCAGAAACTCCCCGATCTGGGCCGGCGAGAACAGCAGGCCCTGCTGCCCGCCCATGTCCTCGGCGACGTAGGTGACCATCACCTGGCCGTCGGCCTGCTCATAGATGCGCCTGGTGTCTTCGTAGGCCAGGTCGAACAGCTTCCCCAGGCAGTAGCGAACGATGTCCGGCTCGACGACCAGGTCCATCATCGCCTGTTCGAGCCCGCGGAGCTGCGCGTAGCGCAGGAACGGCTCGGACCCGCCGCCGCGGATCGGGTAGGCCCGGCCGGCCTCCACCTGCTCGGGGATGTGCGAGTAGTCGTACCAGTCCGGGCTCGGCCATCGGTAGCCGGCCTCGATCTCCTCGACGGAGACGTAGCCGGCCAGGGGATGCGAGACGGACTCCGAATAGGTCCCGGTGCCGTACTCGATGCCGCGGTAGGAGACGCCGAACGCATCCTGGCCCGTTGGCAGTGGCGGGCCGACGTAGCGGCCGCCGACCGTCACCACGCGGTCGATATGCAGACGCCGGCACAGCGCGTCGACGTCCGCGCAGCCCACGTAGCGCATCACGTTCGCCGAGGCCTCCCCCGTCGCCCAGTAGTCCATCGGCACGCGGTCGGGCTTCTCACGGCGCAGGACGGCCTGCCATCGCTCTCGTGGGCTCATCGTCTCTCTGGGCATCGCCCCTCCTCCGGTCCGATCTGGTCAGGCCCGCACGTGCATGTTGGGCGCCGACGGGGCCGCTTCCTCTGCCGCGCCATCGACACGCAGGAAGAGCACAAGCGTCGCGGCGAACACGGGATGGAGGCCGGTCATCAGGTCCGGCGAGGCGGCAGAGGGAAGAGCCATGGGGGTCGCGTGGGGCGCGCTGGCCGGCGTTCTGTGCGCCGCGACAGCCGGAGCGACGGCGTCGCCGGGCGTTGGGTTTCGCGTCGCCCAGCGGGTGGCCATCGAGGGCGCGCGGCCGGCCGCCGTGGCTCTACTGGTCAGCAACCGCTCAGGCGAGCGCCGCACCCTGACGGTGCGAGCGGCCTGCCGGCCCGGCGCGGTCGAGCCGGCGGAGACGCGGATCACACTGGGGCCGCGCGACTCCTGCCCGCTCGTGCTGCGCGCCACGCTGGCGCAAGGTGCCGACGCCGGCGTGGTTACCGTGAGCACGGAGGGCGCGTCGGCCA
This window of the Chthonomonadales bacterium genome carries:
- a CDS encoding uroporphyrinogen-III decarboxylase-like protein — translated: MPRETMSPRERWQAVLRREKPDRVPMDYWATGEASANVMRYVGCADVDALCRRLHIDRVVTVGGRYVGPPLPTGQDAFGVSYRGIEYGTGTYSESVSHPLAGYVSVEEIEAGYRWPSPDWYDYSHIPEQVEAGRAYPIRGGGSEPFLRYAQLRGLEQAMMDLVVEPDIVRYCLGKLFDLAYEDTRRIYEQADGQVMVTYVAEDMGGQQGLLFSPAQIGEFLLPGMRRMIALAHEAGAYVFHHNDGAIRPIIPRMLEAGIDVLNPVQWRCRGMDREGLKAEFGDRLILHGGVDNQYTLAMGTVDEVRREVEENLRILGAGGGYILAPCHNIQAVSPPENVVAMYETGFACGWT
- a CDS encoding Crp/Fnr family transcriptional regulator — protein: MATALEPAALASISLFEGLNEEQLRTVAGCIHRRVFPAGTGVITADTPGEVVYIVQSGTVKIKVDQADGGEVIIAILGEGEIVGELSVLDSAGRSADVLTLEESALLWIDRVSFDRLIATLPPLTHNLLRLLSRRVRLSTEQIQALCTLDVLGKVARQLVVFADRYGQPVDDGVLIPLRLTQSDIACLVGASRERVNQVFVNLRNRKLLSVDGTYRITLTDPAKLREIVRQR
- a CDS encoding MFS transporter, with translation MFLYAVYLGAVGVLLIPIAASFHLTSAQVGGLFPANFGGFVAGVLVCGYLSDRLGRRRVLLAGLIGYAAGLMLFAVAPAFSTALAASALIGAGTGALETVASALASDLFPRRRAVILSAIQVAFGAGAAISAPLAAGLLARGTPWPFIYLGLAALNVAAAAALLPARLPAPGIGSERPRLGDAVRLLHRGDLVLLAVAQASYVGAEVSYFTWMPTFLEGDVRGGGPWAGWAVSVFWIAMTAGRVLTSGLAGRWAPMHLAAWMGAGGAVAAACSLPWASPGPIVAGVAVTGLFFAGLFGLVVAEAGNRYPAVAGTVFGLVIAAGGVGGAVLPWFVGILADAGLGWRGALLAAPAAVALTAAISARLARRR